A single window of Ovis aries strain OAR_USU_Benz2616 breed Rambouillet chromosome 24, ARS-UI_Ramb_v3.0, whole genome shotgun sequence DNA harbors:
- the SERPINE1 gene encoding plasminogen activator inhibitor 1 isoform X1 — translation MQMSPVSACLALGLALIFGEGSASYQHQSPAASLATDFGVKVFQQVVQASKDRNVVFSPYGVASVLAMLQLTTGGETRQQIQEAMQFKIEEKGMAPALHRLYKELMGPWNKDEISTADAIFVQRDLELVRGFMPNFFRLFHTTVKQVDFSEVERARFIVNDWVKRHTKGMISDLLGEGAVDWLTRLVLVNALYFNGQWKMPFLESSTHHRLFHKSDGSTVSVPMMAQTNKFNYTEFTTPDGHYYDILELPYHGNTLSMLIAAPYEKEVPLSALTSILDAELISQWKGNMTRLTRLLVLPKFSLETEIDLRRPLENLGMTDMFRPSQADFSSLSDQEFLYVSQALQKVKIEVNESGTLASSSTAVIVSARMAPEEVIMDRPFLFVVRHNPTGTVLFMGQVMEP, via the exons ATGCAGATGTCTCCGGTCTCTGCCTGCCTCGCCCTGGGCCTGGCCCTCATCTTTGGTGAAGGGTCTGCCTCCTACCAGCACCAGTCTCCGGCGGCCAGCCTGGCCACAGACTTTGGAGTGAAGGTGTTTCAGCAGGTGGTGCAGGCCTCCAAGGACCGCAACGTGGTTTTCTCACCCTATGGGGTGGCCTCGGTCCTGGCCATGCTGCAGCTGACCACAGGAGGAGAAACTCGACAGCAGATCCAAGAGGCAATGCAATtcaagattgaag agaagggcatggccccTGCCCTCCACCGACTGTACAAGGAGCTCATGGGGCCGTGGAACAAGGATGAGATCAGCACAGCTGATGCCATCTTCGTGCAGCGGGACCTAGAGCTGGTCCGCGGTTTCATGCCCAACTTCTTCAGGCTGTTCCACACCACGGTCAAGCAGGTTGACTTCTCTGAAGTGGAGAGAGCCAGGTTCATCGTCAACGACTGGGTGAAAAGACACACAAAAG GCATGATCAGCGACTTACTTGGTGAGGGGGCTGTGGACTGGCTGACGCGCCTGGTCCTGGTAAATGCCCTCTACTTCAACGGCCAGTGGAAGATGCCCTTCCTGGAGTCGAGCACCCACCACCGCCTCTTCCACAAGTCCGACGGCAGCACCGTCTCTGTGCCCATGATGGCTCAGACCAACAAGTTCAACTACA CTGAGTTTACCACCCCCGACGGCCATTACTACGACATCCTGGAATTGCCCTACCATGGGAACACTCTCAGCATGCTCATTGCTGCCCCCTATGAGAAAGAGGTGCCGCTCTCTGCCCTCACCAGCATTCTGGATGCTGAGCTCATCAGCCAGTGGAAAGGGAATATGACCAGACTGACCCGCCTCCTGGTTCTGCCCAA GTTCTCCCTGGAGACCGAAATCGACCTCAGGAGGCCGCTGGAGAACTTGGGAATGACCGACATGTTCAGGCCGAGCCAGGCGGACTTCTCCAGTCTTTCAG ATCAAGAGTTTCTGTACGTGTCGCAGgcactgcagaaagtgaagatcgaGGTGAATGAGAGCGGCACGCTGGCGTCCTCCTCCACAG
- the SERPINE1 gene encoding plasminogen activator inhibitor 1 precursor (The RefSeq protein has 4 substitutions compared to this genomic sequence), protein MQMSPVSACLALGLALIFGEGSASYQHQSPAASLATDFGVKVFQQVVQASKDRNVVFSPYGVASVLAMLQLTTGGETRQQIQEAMQFKIEEKGMAPALHRLYKELVGPWNKDEISTADAIFVQRDLELVRGFMPNFFRLFRTTVKQVDFSEVERARFIVNDWVKRHTKGMISDLLGEGAVDWLTRLVLVNALYFNGQWKMPFLESSTHHRLFHKSDGSTASVPMMAQTNKFNYTEFTTPDGHYYDILELPYHGNTLSMLIAAPHEKEVPLSALTSILDAELISQWKGNMTRLTRLLVLPKFSLETEIDLRRPLENLGMTDMFRPSQADFSSLSDQEFLYVSQALQKVKIEVNESGTLASSSTAVIVSARMAPEEVIMDRPFLFVVRHNPTGTVLFMGQVMEP, encoded by the exons ATGCAGATGTCTCCGGTCTCTGCCTGCCTCGCCCTGGGCCTGGCCCTCATCTTTGGTGAAGGGTCTGCCTCCTACCAGCACCAGTCTCCGGCGGCCAGCCTGGCCACAGACTTTGGAGTGAAGGTGTTTCAGCAGGTGGTGCAGGCCTCCAAGGACCGCAACGTGGTTTTCTCACCCTATGGGGTGGCCTCGGTCCTGGCCATGCTGCAGCTGACCACAGGAGGAGAAACTCGACAGCAGATCCAAGAGGCAATGCAATtcaagattgaag agaagggcatggccccTGCCCTCCACCGACTGTACAAGGAGCTCATGGGGCCGTGGAACAAGGATGAGATCAGCACAGCTGATGCCATCTTCGTGCAGCGGGACCTAGAGCTGGTCCGCGGTTTCATGCCCAACTTCTTCAGGCTGTTCCACACCACGGTCAAGCAGGTTGACTTCTCTGAAGTGGAGAGAGCCAGGTTCATCGTCAACGACTGGGTGAAAAGACACACAAAAG GCATGATCAGCGACTTACTTGGTGAGGGGGCTGTGGACTGGCTGACGCGCCTGGTCCTGGTAAATGCCCTCTACTTCAACGGCCAGTGGAAGATGCCCTTCCTGGAGTCGAGCACCCACCACCGCCTCTTCCACAAGTCCGACGGCAGCACCGTCTCTGTGCCCATGATGGCTCAGACCAACAAGTTCAACTACA CTGAGTTTACCACCCCCGACGGCCATTACTACGACATCCTGGAATTGCCCTACCATGGGAACACTCTCAGCATGCTCATTGCTGCCCCCTATGAGAAAGAGGTGCCGCTCTCTGCCCTCACCAGCATTCTGGATGCTGAGCTCATCAGCCAGTGGAAAGGGAATATGACCAGACTGACCCGCCTCCTGGTTCTGCCCAA GTTCTCCCTGGAGACCGAAATCGACCTCAGGAGGCCGCTGGAGAACTTGGGAATGACCGACATGTTCAGGCCGAGCCAGGCGGACTTCTCCAGTCTTTCAG ATCAAGAGTTTCTGTACGTGTCGCAGgcactgcagaaagtgaagatcgaGGTGAATGAGAGCGGCACGCTGGCGTCCTCCTCCACAG